In Microbacterium enclense, one genomic interval encodes:
- a CDS encoding inorganic diphosphatase, whose translation MGAYDAVIEIPRGSRVKYEVDHGTGRVYLDRILYTVFGYPANYGFFENTLGEDGDPLDVLVLLDRELHPGILAKVRPVGVLKMSDEAGGDDKVVAVLAKDPRWDHIQDVGDIDEWTKKEITHFFEHYKDLEPNKWVKVDEWADAAEAERLVGEAFTRFDEHDAQTKTQGSGEAPNTL comes from the coding sequence ATGGGCGCGTACGACGCCGTCATCGAGATCCCCCGCGGCAGCCGCGTGAAGTACGAGGTCGACCACGGCACCGGCCGCGTCTACCTCGACCGCATCCTCTACACGGTGTTCGGTTACCCCGCCAACTACGGCTTCTTCGAGAACACCCTCGGCGAAGACGGCGACCCGCTCGACGTGCTCGTGCTGCTCGACCGCGAGCTGCACCCCGGCATCCTGGCCAAGGTGCGCCCCGTCGGCGTGCTCAAGATGAGCGACGAAGCCGGCGGCGACGACAAGGTCGTAGCCGTGCTCGCGAAGGACCCGCGCTGGGACCACATCCAGGACGTCGGCGACATCGACGAGTGGACCAAGAAGGAGATCACGCACTTCTTCGAGCACTACAAGGACCTCGAGCCCAACAAGTGGGTCAAGGTCGACGAGTGGGCGGATGCCGCCGAAGCCGAGCGCCTCGTGGGCGAGGCGTTCACGCGCTTCGACGAGCACGATGCGCAGACCAAGACGCAGGGTTCGGGCGA